The Scleropages formosus chromosome 15, fSclFor1.1, whole genome shotgun sequence genomic sequence CCTCAGTGGTGTACAGTTACCCTTCGCCGCGGGCCTCTCGGTATTCATTCCTCACGTCATATCGCAACTTCGAGAAAACCACATGCTTTGAGACACGTCACGACGGAAGGAGGAAATGACGGAAAAGGGACTTGAACGGAGCGGACGGGGCTGCGGCGGGAATCAGAGCGCTGGCTCCTCCCTCCTCGCTCCCGGTGCTTAACGTCAGCCGAACTGATTCGAGCGACTCGAGCTGAGCGATTCGCCGAGCCGACGAGAGCGTCGTCACTGTCGGTACGAAGTGCAATAAAGGTCCGATGACCCTTTGGTCCCTGGATCGGGATCAGAATTTGCCGGGTGCCCGGGGAACAAGTGGGCTGTCAGGGTGGTCACGTACTGTGTGGAGCTCTGGCGAAGCGAATGGCTCTGTAGCGTCTCATCTCATCTGGCTTTGCGCTCAGAAGGCCTTGTCTCGGTCGTAATGCTTACATACAGTACGTACAGTATAGACACATGGAGCACGGTAAAAGGGTGTCTGCGCAGAgctctgctccttctcctcctgcccCATCCCCGCTCCGAAGGTTGCCGTGACAAGAGGTCCTCTTCCGTATTCAGGTTTCCCGAGAGACGCGAGCCAACGTCTTCGTACCGACCCGAATTCATTATatggttaaaaatgaaaaagaaaaaaaaaaacggggagggaaaaaagtaaCGGGAAGTCCTGGCAGGAATCAGAGGGATGATGGGCTGTGCATGAAAGACTGGATATTTCAGTTTCAATAACGGGGGCCTTCGTGCCCTTTTTCAAGTCTAAGATGCACGTAGTCATGAGCGTGGTCTCCGGGGAGCCAGCAGAACGATTTTTGCGAGAAGTTTCTAGCATTTCTAGGATGTTTTTCAAGCACCGCTGGCAAACATCGTGCGGAAAGGACAGAACGTCGTGTACAAGGTGCGTTCGGACTCGGCGCTGTAGCATGTACAGTTTGGGAAATACgattaaaatatatactgtacgtcctctagagtggacaagaATCAGTGGCTGGGACTCAGGAGAATATAACAGAATATGTAGCTACGGAGGGTCATGTAGTGCAACAAACTGTGCCAAAACATGAGATGAAGGCGGACTGTGCCATATGTAGATTTTTGCCAAATTCCGAAGGCTCGGCCGGGGACGTCCCGCGGAGTCGTCGTCTTCGGCGTGGAGTTCGCCGCCTGCCTTCGGATCGCTCGGTGACACGGAGCAGGCCGCACGCGTGACGGGCGGGACGTTCCTCTTCGCCTTGTTGTTCTTTGTCTAACAAACAGCGCTGCTCTCTCGTCGCGTGGTAGAACCAGGCTCTTATTATTTCCTCCCACGGTTCGTTGTTGCCGCGTTCACCCGAACGCCCCTCTGTAACGCGCAACGTGCATAATGTCTTcacttcactttttattttcgtgggtttttttttttttcgttatgCAAACATCTCTCCTCTCTGAAGCATTTGCAAAAATGCAAACCTGGAGGTTTTTGTGCAGGACTAAATTTCCATGTTCCCACACACAACTTGTCTTGGACTGAAATTTACTGCCCGGCAGAAAGCGAAACCGTCCTCGTGCTCTGTCGTCGtattgttttcctctctgtgttttGCACAGAAGACGAAAATACTGCTGCTTCACTGGTTCCCGGAGGCTGTTTTGATCATGGGAATGTACATATTTTGCAATAACTCCTTGCTTCACAAAGCATCTGACCCAGAAGGTGTCCGGTTCACTTCCCTTTCCGTCTGATAAACTATCTGTCCGGTTTTACATATTACGGTACGTTtagatttcagattttttttcagtgtcagtATTTATAATATCACTTCAGTGGTTCAGTGCTTAATTTACTCCATGCAGCCAGAATATCTGTTAAAATTACATCTTGATTATAGCTGAGATGGTTTAGAGAGGAGAGGATTTTtgattattctttattttgtgtGGAAAAATCAGTTGTCACTTACACCACTTCTTGGGTTATggaatgtgaaataaaataataaaaggtagATGTTTAGCTAACTATTTTCAATTCTTGAATATCATATCAATAATGAAGATGAAAATAATGCCAAATACACATTATTtgtaaagatatatatatatatactataaatatataaatataagcataatttatattttgcttgtctttcaataatttttctttgttttggtcATTTTCATAAAGTTTCATGATGGCATGCAGAACAATTATAttgaatgtattatttaattttagtaaatttaacagttttattattattggtgcTTTCCCTTTACAAATCACTTAATATATTTGTGTTATGTAAGatgtttatctatttatttatttgttcactcatttttccatatatttatttaattatttttttcttacctcATCTTAAAATTACCAGCATTGTTCATTTAGACAGATATTACATTCATTATGGGCTTATGTGCGTTAAGTATTTTGcgtcatttcatttttttctgaattacaCAGCTCAGTCAGTGCTGATGGACATctattgtaaatatttctgcaattaaatttttggaagaaaattatttaaactgcattttggGTGGATCCATTTATTGTGTCTCTTTTACTATCCGTTCTTTGaaaaaattcatttgaaattGTTTGAAATGCCACCTAAATcttttattacatacattttgtCATAGGAATATGCATTCCTCTGTATgtgtattttgccatttttgtacATTAGCATACAGGTTATAAACGTATTTTAAactcaaatgtatttttattctataCAGAATTATCTGACAACATCCATATTTATCAGATTTTTATACTACACAAGTGATAGTACTGTAATCCTGGATACATCGTATCactcaataacacacacacacacacacacacacaccagctgaaaccacttgtgccgagcagggtcgtggtgaaccggagcctaacccagcaacacagggcgcaaggctggagggggaggggacacaaccagggcaggacgccagtccatcgcaaggcaccccaagcaggactcgaaccccagacccaccagggaccgggactggaccaagcccgctgcaccaccatgcccccgcgTCCCCCCACTCACTCAGTCATAGCCTCACtcaaaagaatacacacacacacacacacacacacacacacacacacacacacacacacacacacacacacacacacacacacacacactttcagaaccgcttgttccatacggggtcacggggaaccggagcctacccggcaacacagggcgtaaggccggagggagaggggacacacccaggacaggacgccagtccgccgcaaggcaccccaagcgggactcgaaccccagacccactggagagtaggacctggtccaacccactgcgccactgcgccaccgcaccccccttcactCAAAAGAATATGAACTTTAAAACACAATTAAGGGAATAACGGGATGAGAATTACTGGGTTAAAATACATAATGTATCCCATAAAGAAAAGTAATACATTACTGCCCTCAGTAAGTGTTCACTATAATCAATTACAGTTATAGTTAACTGTCATCAATCATTCATTGTCCTCATTAACTATCCTAATTAATCAATTACTCTCCTCGTTAACTGTCAACCTTAATCAGTTACTGGCCTCATTAACCGTTTTCAATAATTAATTACAGTCCTCATTAGCTGTcatcattaattaattactgtCAGTATTAAATATCCCGATAATCAGTGAATGTCCTGATTACCTGTCCAGTGTAATCAATTACAGCCCTCAGGAACTGCACTCAATATTGAGTCACTATAAGCATTAACTGCCCTCATTAATCAATTACTGTGCTCATTAACAGATTCCACACAatcaaatacatacacattcaCTACAACGTGTATATAATTCACTGTCACATAGATTGAGGATATATTTGTGTCTCTTTTTTGtatctctctctgtccctttcaCGTTAATTGCGAACGATGGCTTTTTAAAGATTTGTATTAAAATAGAGTTAAACACAGCAGATACAGCCGGTGCCTCGGATattcctgggctgtggattcGGACATTGGTTTGAGCCCTTTTCAGTCTGAAAGGGGTTGAAAGCAGTTTCCAACATGTTTTCCTGTGCTCACGTGGTTttctccaggcgctctggtttcctcccacactccgaaggcACATCTTTCAGCTGGACTGGCGATTAAGCGgctctccttgtgtctgtgtgactgaatgagcaTAAGTGGGTGAAAAACCATAGGTAGCGTGCTATCATTTTGGACAAATACAGTACTTTGAAAGAACAATAGCTCAGGAAAGGTGTTTGGTAAGaactgcaaacatttttcacacattcatttagttgatactCCTCTCTAGAGTGACTTACACTCTTCAGTTATTTTACAGTTATCTGCCCATTTACACAAGCTGGTAATCTGAGGTAAGAACGTTACTtaaaggtattacagccaggACTGAGATTCGAACCtctaacctttggatccaaaggcggTACTTCTAGACATTAGCCTACCAGCTGGCCTTCTCACCACCTCCAGGAGGCCCTTTCTTCTTGTGCGCGTGTATTATAGGGAACTCGGTAATACCAATCATTTGACAACCAGATCCAccaatagaaataaaaatggaaatccGGCACATGGGGCGggacttccttttttttcttttttgctacaGTGCAGTCCCGATTACGATCAGGTGACTGAACAACGGTTTGGGTTGTCCGTAGCGCTCGTGCTCGTCGGCAGCTGaggtaaaatgtaattttaagttacttttgtTGTCTTTCTAAGTTATTTTGATGTTAGCCTTTTTACATggaactggtgtttttttttctggtgtttttgcCCAGCTGAGTCTGACCTGTGTGACAGACATCATGTTATGTGTGTCACTGACGagaggtattttttttctttttttactccgCTTCACTTCCCAGCGCGTAAGAGCAGCAAGTGAAGCGAAGTGGTCGGTAGTGACAGATGTGGAGGAGGGCAAGTGAAGGAAAAGTGGAAAGAGTGAGTGAGGAGCTGAGAGAATCAATTCGTTGAGAGACGGGACGgagtttcattcatttttgtggCGTTAATAGactattttatttacaacaCGGTCAggaattacttaaaaaaaaaaaaaaaaccccctcTGGTTTCACTTCCGTTATTAAGATTACTGAAGTCCCCAGCAAACCAGCAGTCACCTGCTCTTGTTGTGTGAACTACACTTAACTTATTCTGAATGATCATGTGACTAAAacgcctgctgctgctgcatgttgtgtgtgtgcccctttctcttttatttataatatagtTCAGTGTTTGGGCTCCCTGGTCACCTGCAGTCTCTCGTGACCACAACATTGATTGGCAGATGTGAGGAGCACCGGGGCAGCACAGCGATGGCCTTCGAACCCGAGACCCCGTCCGCCCTGGACTACTCCAGCTGGTCCGCGCGCTTCTCCGTGATAGGCCTGGGTTTCGGCTTCTACGCTGCCGTGTTCCTCCTCTCGCACCTCCTGTCAGCGGCCTGCTCGCGCACCTACGCCTCCCTGCTGGCCAAGGAGAAGGTGTTCTGGAACCTGGCGGCCACCCGCGCCGTCTTCGGGGTGCAGAGCGCCGTGGCCGGGCTGCGCGCGCTCACGCAGGACTCCCAGGTGTCCGCTGACAAGGTGAGCGGCCAAGAAGACTGGTCGTGGTTCAACATCCTCACTGCCACGGGCTTCTTCCTGTTCGAGAACGTGGCCCTGCATGCCTCGAGCGCCGTGTTCCGCTCCTTCGACCTGCCCCTGGCCACGCACCACTTCTTCGCCCTGTCCGGCTTTGCCGGGGCCGTGTTCTGGGACTCCGTGGGTCACTACCTGCCCATGGTGACCCTGCTCCTGGAGATGAGCACACCCTTCACCTGCATCTCCTGGATGTTCCTAAAGGTAGGACACCCCCCGTTGTACCGACATCCGTTGTCTTTGTAAAATGCTCTCGTTTAGCTCTACGGAGCGGTCCGAGCGGCTTTCTGTGCTCAGGGTCCCTGAGGCCGATTGAAACGGACTCAAAGTTCTCGTTATTAAAGAGGAATGGCCTTGTTCTTATGAAACAATGTAATGCTCTTACAGTTTGGGTGTTGTTTAATCTTAGTTACTGTAAGCCGTTGCTGTTTTTACAATTTCTTATGACAAAAAGTGAACTGTAACTTAAATGTGTTCGTTCTTGTTGCACTTCATACTGTATACTTGTGTCTGACCTGAACTTAGTTACCAAGGACATTTACTAAATTGCCCAAGTTGGCTCTTTTAAAATGCTCTTTGTTATTAAAGACATGGGGAGGGTCTTTGCACTTGAGTGATGACACTGAACTGCACATCTAATTATAGCAACTGTTGAATATCCATGAGTGCCAACAGGTAAACTGTCTAACATTAGTCAAACTGCTAAATTTTGACAGGATCTGGTTTAAACATGGCCAACGTGATGACGCAGCTATGGTTCCTcgcagctcctggactgtgggtttgaatctgacagtctgtgtgaagtttgcatgctctccctatGCTCttagggtttcctccaggtgctctggttccttcccacagtctgaagacatgagtttcaagtgaattggtgactctaaattgcccacagtgtgtgtgtgattgccttgtgatggactgatgtcccatccagactgtactgtactgtacctcataccctatgcttctgggataggctccagatcagtGATGTTGCATttgacaagcggttactgatgatggatggtttaAAGATGTAGAGGTTGTGTACTGGGGTCTCTTGTAGTAAAACATGAATGTTCTGTAGAAGGTCATGTGGAACTTACGTGAGGTTACTGTCCATTTTTCTGTCTCACTCATCTCCAGGCTGGCTGGGCTCACACTTTGTTCTGGAAGGCAAACCAGTGGGTGATGATCCACATGTTCCACTGTCGCATGGTGCTCACCTACTACATGTGGTGGGTGACCTGGTGTTACTGGGAGGACATCAACATCCGTGTGGCACTCCCCCATCGCCTGCTCTTCTTCACCGGCCTGGCCTTGCTCACCTTCCTCATCAACCCCATCTGGACGCACAAGAAGACGATGCAGCTGCTCAGACCCGTCGACTGGAACTTCGAGAACAAGCCGGTGCCCAAGAACGGACTGGGGGGCGGTAGCAGAAAACCACACTTGCAGTAGGGCGTATCTGAGGATGGGTAAAGGTCACACTGGAGAGCTCGGAGGACTGAAAGGACTGAACCTTTCAGAGCGAAGCTACAATAATTCCACTTTTCTAGTCTCCACTTAAGTGTAATGGAGacgggctttttttttttttttttttaaattatagtttTTGCTAGTGTTGGTATACTCTCTTTCCAGCGATGAGAGGGAGAGTCTCACCTGTCACTCCTCAACAGGAAGGTGAACCTGACATAGGAAGTACCTCATACAATAAGCTCAGTTCCTTTTACTTTGCCTGTCATATGAAGCAGTTCCAGTGTTGCTTTCACCAGGAGTGGCCGAGTccgtgtgtttcttttttgtaggTATTTACTTGTGGCAATTCCATTGTGTGAAtctaatttaaatgttttacaccaTTTTGCACTGGAAATGTGAGCTTGTATTTGACTCTGAAACTGTGTACATTTGGTGTCAGTTCTGAATGTCTCAAGGgaccaaaaatgttttgtaatattGGAGTGTACAAGGGCACTGTTTGTCATCTCCAGCCCTTGTGTTCCCCATGGTATTCTGCCTCAGCCCTCAAGTATTTAAGATGTTGggatttttaatgaatttgttgcatgtgtttaaaaaaatctcctgTTTTCACAAGACCTTTGTTATTTATGCCAAAGGGTAACTGATTACTTGGTTTAATACTCAACGTAATTCTGATTTTTAGTTAGCATCTCTGGCTTAGTGAGTTtaggaaatgtaaatattcagagTTAGTGAAGCAGGAGATGCTCCTTTTTAGACTGTGTGTCTTCTCCCCTACATCTTCAACTGCTTCTTTGGTTATTTCAGCAGATATTGTGTAAAGCTGCGTTCTAGTTTGAAAGCAGGTCATTATCTGCCTTTCACTCATGTTATGCACTTAAACTTGAAAATCAAGGGGTGTGGTCTAAAGtactgaaatactgtatttcactcTGCAGGTAATGAATCCCCTTTTGAGTCTTGTCAGTATGTGCTCATATACATTTATGTGATCATCCTGTATGAGAAATTTTCCCTTCAAGTATTAACGTGGAAGTGTGAGAGGGAAAGATTGCCCCTgttcaaatttttcttttttttttttggcacaagctgttttgcatgttctctttgaaGGGTTGTAGTCTTCCACTGTACAAAGGCTCTGTTCCATCTGAGATGATTTCACATGTTAGTTTATTGCAGGGGTGAGATCTGGAGCCAGTACTAGTTTTTAACCTTTAATAATCTAGGAGGAGGCTGCACGgagttgcagcagcatacatacAGAAGGGCAGAGACAAGACGCACTTGAATAAATATCATACTTAAACaagtgcaaatttaaaaaaaaaaaaaaaaaagtggtacgTACTGCTTAGCACCCCGTGAACACTTGTCCGTATTGTTTGACTCTTAATCTTTTTGAAAGGTTTGCAAGTTGAGTACCATATAAAGCTTTCCTGAAGTGAAGGACTGCCCTGTCTTAACAGAAAACTGAGCAAGAAACAGAGGGCAAAAATTAGCTTGATTATTTAAAGGGTGTGAATGTTACTTAGCAGGTTATTGAAAGCATAGATGATAAGCTTTATAGTCTCAGGTGCAATAAAGGCGttatgttcattttcttttgttggtGTTTTACCATAACAAAAATTGATGAGGTATTAA encodes the following:
- the cln8 gene encoding protein CLN8 produces the protein MAFEPETPSALDYSSWSARFSVIGLGFGFYAAVFLLSHLLSAACSRTYASLLAKEKVFWNLAATRAVFGVQSAVAGLRALTQDSQVSADKVSGQEDWSWFNILTATGFFLFENVALHASSAVFRSFDLPLATHHFFALSGFAGAVFWDSVGHYLPMVTLLLEMSTPFTCISWMFLKAGWAHTLFWKANQWVMIHMFHCRMVLTYYMWWVTWCYWEDINIRVALPHRLLFFTGLALLTFLINPIWTHKKTMQLLRPVDWNFENKPVPKNGLGGGSRKPHLQ